A portion of the Flavobacteriales bacterium TMED191 genome contains these proteins:
- the rpmF gene encoding 50S ribosomal protein L32 — translation MAHPKRKISKTRRNKRRTHYKADSPVIAICPNTGVSHIYHRAYTYEGKLYYKGKLVAE, via the coding sequence ATGGCACATCCAAAGAGAAAAATATCCAAAACTCGTAGAAATAAAAGAAGAACTCACTATAAAGCTGACTCTCCTGTCATTGCAATATGTCCAAATACGGGCGTTTCTCACATCTATCACCGTGCATATACTTACGAAGGTAAATTATACTATAAAGGTAAGTTGGTTGCAGAATAA
- the accB gene encoding acetyl-CoA carboxylase biotin carboxyl carrier protein, producing the protein MNLKQIQELIKFVAKSGATEVDLEMGDVKICIKSPPKGKITPEIQGNFQFPQVPVPQVPVPQVLVPQQTNLSQPNEVVQSQPDAVTEAIDNNHIIIKSPIIGTFYRKPSPDKDPFVNVGDRVDEGSVVGIVEAMKLFNEIESDISGTIIKVLVDDMSPVEYDQPLFLVDKN; encoded by the coding sequence ATGAATCTTAAGCAAATTCAAGAACTAATCAAATTTGTTGCTAAATCTGGTGCCACTGAGGTTGACTTAGAAATGGGCGATGTAAAAATTTGTATAAAATCACCACCAAAGGGGAAAATAACACCAGAAATACAAGGTAATTTTCAATTTCCTCAGGTTCCAGTTCCTCAGGTTCCAGTTCCTCAGGTTCTAGTTCCTCAGCAGACTAATTTGTCACAACCTAATGAGGTTGTTCAAAGTCAACCAGATGCTGTTACGGAGGCAATAGACAATAATCATATAATTATAAAATCACCAATAATAGGCACATTTTATCGAAAACCTAGTCCAGATAAGGATCCTTTTGTTAATGTTGGCGATAGGGTTGATGAAGGTTCAGTTGTAGGAATTGTTGAGGCTATGAAACTATTTAACGAGATTGAATCAGATATTTCAGGTACAATCATCAAAGTTTTAGTTGATGATATGTCGCCAGTTGAATATGATCAACCATTATTCTTAGTTGATAAAAATTAA
- a CDS encoding ketoacyl-ACP synthase III: MLKNCKISGVAGWVPDYILTNKELSNMVDTSDEWIITRTGIRERRILKDPSKATSDMAANAIELLLKKTDTSAKEIDLIICATVTPDMLFPSTACLIANKIGASNAFGFDLSAACSAFLFALDSGSKYITSGQYKKVVVVGADKMSSIVDYSDRQTCVIFGDGAGAVLLEPENDKKLGILDSILKVDGSGGQYLKMIGGGSLNPATNETVNSKKHYIFQDGKTVFKFAVTKMADVSEQIMSRNQLSGDDVDWLVPHQANLRIIDATAKRMSVGPEKVMVNIQKYGNTTAATIPLCLADWEEKLNKNDCLILAAFGGGFTWGAIYLRWAY, translated from the coding sequence ATGTTAAAAAACTGTAAAATTTCAGGAGTTGCCGGATGGGTCCCCGATTATATTCTAACCAATAAGGAGTTATCAAATATGGTTGATACGTCTGATGAGTGGATAATTACTAGAACAGGCATTAGAGAGCGTAGAATTTTAAAGGACCCTTCAAAAGCCACGTCTGATATGGCAGCTAATGCAATTGAATTATTATTAAAAAAAACTGATACATCTGCAAAGGAAATAGATTTAATTATTTGTGCTACTGTAACACCTGATATGTTATTTCCTTCAACAGCGTGTTTAATAGCTAATAAAATTGGTGCATCTAATGCTTTTGGATTTGATTTATCTGCTGCTTGTTCCGCATTTCTTTTTGCCCTTGATTCGGGTTCCAAATATATCACATCAGGACAGTATAAAAAAGTTGTTGTTGTTGGAGCAGATAAAATGTCATCAATAGTTGATTATAGTGATAGACAAACATGCGTAATTTTTGGTGATGGTGCAGGTGCTGTGCTGCTTGAGCCAGAAAACGATAAAAAGCTTGGTATTTTAGATTCTATACTAAAGGTAGATGGATCTGGGGGACAATATTTAAAAATGATCGGAGGAGGTTCGCTTAACCCAGCAACCAATGAAACTGTTAATAGTAAGAAGCATTATATTTTTCAAGACGGAAAAACAGTTTTTAAATTTGCCGTAACTAAGATGGCAGATGTTTCTGAACAAATTATGTCAAGAAATCAATTAAGCGGTGATGATGTTGATTGGCTTGTGCCTCATCAGGCTAATTTGAGAATTATTGATGCAACTGCAAAGCGAATGAGTGTGGGGCCCGAAAAAGTTATGGTTAACATACAAAAATATGGTAATACTACAGCGGCCACTATCCCGCTTTGTCTTGCCGACTGGGAGGAAAAATTAAATAAGAATGATTGTTTAATTCTTGCTGCTTTTGGTGGTGGCTTTACGTGGGGAGCGATTTACTTGCGGTGGGCGTATTAG
- a CDS encoding leucyl aminopeptidase: MNFTITLQEYECEKINWHLTDEYSLLLNCPLNFFSSDNKNLELYSDLVRREGAEIQKFLTTLNKAYNKKKKIKKIFVKSSQKSKLENTIIDNFLEGFFLANYTFNKHKSNVIDSSLILKTNFKNKISHASVQGACIARDLVNEPLSHLNAEKLSSMLNYLANESGFKLEVLDEHEIKKLKMGGVLSVNQGSIAKPTFNILTYKSKNSKSKKPIVLVGKGVMYDTGGLSLKPTPNSMDMMKCDMGGAAAVIGAIYSLALSKSDCNVVGLIPAVENRPGGDAYVPGDVITMMSGKTVEVLNTDAEGRLILADALHYAKRYNPELVIDIATLTGAAARSIGKHGLVAMENYNKEIFSEFSLNMKNLLLSGNIVGERVAVQPFWDDYKIELESTVADIKNLGGPESGHITAGKFLEHFVDYPWIHLDIAGVAFLTSEHLYYRKGGTGSASRLLTHFVHNFK, from the coding sequence ATGAACTTTACAATCACATTACAAGAGTATGAGTGCGAAAAGATCAATTGGCATTTAACTGATGAGTATTCATTATTATTAAACTGCCCTTTAAACTTCTTTTCTTCTGACAACAAAAATTTAGAACTTTATAGTGATTTAGTAAGAAGAGAGGGCGCTGAAATTCAAAAATTCCTGACTACTTTGAATAAGGCTTACAATAAGAAAAAAAAAATTAAAAAAATTTTCGTTAAATCTTCTCAAAAATCAAAGTTGGAAAATACAATAATAGATAATTTTTTAGAGGGTTTTTTTCTTGCTAATTATACATTTAATAAACATAAGTCAAATGTAATTGACTCTTCTTTAATTCTGAAAACAAATTTTAAAAATAAGATTTCACATGCATCTGTTCAAGGTGCTTGTATTGCGCGTGATTTAGTTAATGAGCCCCTTTCTCATTTAAATGCAGAAAAACTTTCATCTATGCTAAATTATCTAGCCAATGAGTCCGGATTTAAATTAGAGGTTCTAGATGAGCATGAGATTAAAAAATTAAAGATGGGCGGAGTATTAAGTGTTAATCAAGGATCAATTGCAAAACCCACATTTAATATTTTAACATATAAGTCTAAAAATTCAAAATCTAAAAAACCTATTGTACTAGTTGGAAAGGGAGTAATGTATGATACAGGGGGATTAAGTTTAAAGCCGACTCCCAATTCAATGGACATGATGAAATGTGATATGGGGGGTGCAGCTGCTGTAATAGGCGCAATTTACTCATTAGCTTTATCTAAATCAGATTGTAATGTTGTAGGACTAATTCCGGCAGTAGAAAATAGACCCGGGGGGGATGCATATGTCCCAGGGGATGTTATTACCATGATGAGTGGCAAAACTGTTGAAGTTTTAAATACAGATGCAGAAGGTAGACTAATCTTAGCAGACGCTTTACATTATGCAAAACGTTATAATCCAGAACTTGTGATAGACATCGCTACTTTAACTGGTGCTGCAGCGAGATCTATTGGTAAACATGGTTTAGTTGCTATGGAAAATTATAATAAAGAGATTTTTTCTGAGTTTAGTCTTAATATGAAAAATTTATTATTATCTGGAAATATAGTTGGTGAAAGAGTTGCTGTACAGCCATTTTGGGATGATTATAAAATAGAGCTTGAGTCTACTGTAGCTGATATTAAAAATTTAGGAGGTCCTGAATCTGGACATATAACAGCTGGTAAGTTTTTAGAACACTTTGTGGACTATCCTTGGATACATTTAGACATAGCTGGAGTAGCTTTTTTAACTAGTGAACATTTATATTATAGGAAAGGTGGAACTGGATCAGCATCTAGGCTCCTCACGCATTTTGTTCACAATTTTAAATAG
- the pdxA gene encoding 4-hydroxythreonine-4-phosphate dehydrogenase PdxA encodes MVSDKIVFGISCGDFNGVGIEIIIKAFLDGQFLHYGIPVLYAPLTVVNFYKKLFGYNQLSLNVIAKTQDAIQNKFNIINISDSEFIVEPGQANIISGKLALDSLDCAIRDLKQNLIDVLVTLPINKQTVALNQHNFVGHTEYLLQKLDLNSNCLMFLCSNKIKVATLTNHLPISKVAKNINYKILREKIKILLESLKKDFSIPMPKVAILGLNPHAGDSGLIGSEEARIILPIIREFFELGNLVYGPYSSDAFFGSGSYKSFDAVLGMYHDQSLIPFKFLSFGGGINFTAGLPVIRVSPDHGVAYDIAGLGKADPNSLIESIALAKKIYYNRLSYS; translated from the coding sequence ATGGTTTCTGATAAAATAGTTTTTGGAATTTCATGTGGTGATTTTAATGGTGTTGGAATCGAGATTATTATTAAGGCTTTTTTAGATGGTCAATTTCTTCATTACGGTATACCAGTATTATATGCACCATTGACAGTAGTCAATTTTTATAAAAAACTATTTGGATATAATCAACTTTCTCTTAATGTGATTGCAAAAACACAGGACGCAATTCAAAATAAGTTTAATATCATCAACATATCTGACAGTGAGTTTATTGTAGAGCCTGGTCAGGCAAATATTATAAGTGGTAAACTAGCTTTGGATTCTTTGGATTGTGCAATAAGAGATTTAAAACAAAATTTAATAGATGTATTAGTAACTTTGCCTATTAATAAACAAACTGTTGCACTAAATCAGCATAATTTTGTTGGTCACACTGAGTATTTATTACAAAAATTGGATTTAAATAGTAATTGCTTAATGTTTTTGTGTAGTAATAAAATTAAAGTTGCCACTTTAACAAATCATTTGCCAATTTCAAAAGTTGCTAAGAACATCAATTACAAAATTTTAAGAGAAAAAATTAAAATTTTATTAGAATCTTTAAAAAAAGATTTTTCGATACCTATGCCAAAAGTTGCTATTTTGGGACTTAACCCACATGCTGGAGATAGCGGGCTAATTGGTTCGGAAGAAGCTAGAATTATTTTACCTATTATTAGAGAGTTTTTTGAATTGGGAAATTTAGTGTACGGTCCATATTCATCTGATGCTTTTTTTGGTTCAGGCTCTTATAAAAGTTTCGATGCAGTTTTAGGAATGTATCATGATCAGTCACTAATTCCATTTAAATTTTTGTCATTTGGAGGTGGTATTAATTTCACAGCTGGTTTACCTGTAATCAGAGTTTCCCCAGATCATGGTGTAGCATATGATATTGCAGGCTTAGGTAAAGCAGACCCTAACTCTTTGATTGAATCTATTGCTTTAGCAAAAAAAATATATTATAATAGGTTGAGTTACAGTTGA
- a CDS encoding riboflavin synthase: protein MFTGIIEQLGKVENLILDKSNMLITIKCEFIDDLNINQSISHNGICLSVHEMTDTNYTVCAVKETLQKTNLKFLKKGENINLERCLAVGDRIDGHIVQGHVDGTVKCIEKKDLNGSWKLTFEQKSEYNKYVITKGSVALNGISLTISDINPSNNRFSVDIIPYTYDNTNIKDVLEESLVNVEYDIFAKQIAHLQQLS from the coding sequence ATGTTTACCGGAATTATCGAACAATTAGGGAAAGTTGAAAATCTGATATTAGACAAATCTAATATGTTAATTACTATCAAATGTGAATTCATTGACGATTTAAATATTAACCAAAGTATTAGCCATAATGGCATATGCCTTTCAGTACATGAGATGACAGATACTAATTATACAGTATGTGCAGTAAAAGAGACTCTTCAAAAAACAAACTTAAAATTCTTAAAAAAAGGAGAAAATATTAACTTAGAACGATGCTTAGCTGTTGGAGATAGAATTGACGGACATATTGTTCAAGGACATGTTGATGGAACCGTTAAATGTATTGAAAAAAAAGATTTAAATGGAAGCTGGAAACTAACTTTTGAACAGAAATCAGAATATAACAAATATGTTATAACTAAAGGATCCGTTGCTCTTAACGGTATTAGTCTAACAATTTCGGATATTAATCCTTCTAATAATAGATTTTCCGTCGATATAATCCCCTATACTTACGACAACACAAATATTAAAGACGTTCTTGAAGAATCATTAGTAAATGTAGAATATGATATTTTCGCAAAGCAAATAGCTCATTTACAACAACTTAGCTAA